From a single Larimichthys crocea isolate SSNF chromosome XIII, L_crocea_2.0, whole genome shotgun sequence genomic region:
- the rab5ab gene encoding ras-related protein Rab-5A (The RefSeq protein has 1 substitution compared to this genomic sequence), with the protein MASRGGATRPNGPNAGNKICQFKLVLLGESAVGKSSLVLRFVKGQFHEFQESTIGAAFLTQTVCLDDTTVKFEIWDTAGQERYHSLAPMYYRGAQAAIVVYDITNEESFVRAKNWVKELQRQASPNIVIALAGNKADLANKRALDFQDAQSYADDNSLLFMETSAKTSMNVNEIFMAIAKKLPKNEPQAAGASSGRNRGVDLTETPQPSSRPCCSN; encoded by the exons ATGGCAAGTAGAGGCGGAGCTACGCGACCCAATGGGCCAAACGCCGGCAACAAGATCTGCCAGTTCAAACTTGTGCTTTTAGGAGAGTCGGCCGTGGGGAAGTCAAGTCTTGTTCTTCGTTTTGTCAAGGGCCAGTTTCACGAATTCCAAGAGAGCACAATCGGAG CTGCTTTTCTGACTCAGACGGTATGTTTGGACGACACAACAGTCAAGTTTGAAATCTGGGACACAGCTGGTCAGGAGCGCTACCACAGTCTGGCTCCCATGTACTACAGAGGTGCCCAGGCAGCCATTGTGGTGTATGACATAACAAATGAG GAGTCATTTGTACGGGCGAAGAACTGGGTTAAAGAGCTTCAGAGACAAGCCAGTCCAAATATTGTAATAGCTCTGGCTGGGAACAAGGCTGATCTCGCAAACAAGAGAGCACTGGACTTCCAG GACGCACAGTCGTACGCAGATGATAACAGCTTGCTTTTTATGGAAACATCAGCAAAGACCTCTATGAACGTGAACGAGATATTCATGGCCATTG CAAAGAAGCTACCCAAGAACGAGCCTCAGGCGGCCGGAGCGAACAGCGGACGGAACCGGGGAGTGGACCTGACAGAGACGCCTCAGCCCAGCAGCCGTCCCTGCTGCAGTAACTAA
- the rab5ab gene encoding RAB5A, member RAS oncogene family, b isoform X1, which yields MASRGGATRPNGPNAGNKICQFKLVLLGESAVGKSSLVLRFVKGQFHEFQESTIGAAFLTQTVCLDDTTVKFEIWDTAGQERYHSLAPMYYRGAQAAIVVYDITNEESFVRAKNWVKELQRQASPNIVIALAGNKADLANKRALDFQDAQSYADDNSLLFMETSAKTSMNVNEIFMAIAKKLPKNEPQAAGANSGRNRGVDLTETPQPSSRPCCSN from the exons ATGGCAAGTAGAGGCGGAGCTACGCGACCCAATGGGCCAAACGCCGGCAACAAGATCTGCCAGTTCAAACTTGTGCTTTTAGGAGAGTCGGCCGTGGGGAAGTCAAGTCTTGTTCTTCGTTTTGTCAAGGGCCAGTTTCACGAATTCCAAGAGAGCACAATCGGAG CTGCTTTTCTGACTCAGACGGTATGTTTGGACGACACAACAGTCAAGTTTGAAATCTGGGACACAGCTGGTCAGGAGCGCTACCACAGTCTGGCTCCCATGTACTACAGAGGTGCCCAGGCAGCCATTGTGGTGTATGACATAACAAATGAG GAGTCATTTGTACGGGCGAAGAACTGGGTTAAAGAGCTTCAGAGACAAGCCAGTCCAAATATTGTAATAGCTCTGGCTGGGAACAAGGCTGATCTCGCAAACAAGAGAGCACTGGACTTCCAG GACGCACAGTCGTACGCAGATGATAACAGCTTGCTTTTTATGGAAACATCAGCAAAGACCTCTATGAACGTGAACGAGATATTCATGGCCATTG CAAAGAAGCTACCCAAGAACGAGCCTCAGGCGGCCGGAGCGAACAGCGGACGGAACCGGGGAGTGGACCTGACAGAGACGCCTCAGCCCAGCAGCCGTCCCTGCTGCAGTAACTAA